A single genomic interval of Lathyrus oleraceus cultivar Zhongwan6 chromosome 7, CAAS_Psat_ZW6_1.0, whole genome shotgun sequence harbors:
- the LOC127102780 gene encoding uncharacterized protein LOC127102780 produces the protein MEMLQVIRAKMDTQTIVVSEVAGPTLESQPARTVPSTLPPFGLPYGFTPQPEVVHGVMQSTQQTVPLPLTTEAHPMVYTFASPIVHTRVQSYFEDQQYAPEMSDEEEERHEDIKGIKDNSQILEKRLRAMEGDQVFSDVAREMCLVSSLVIPTKFKTPEFDRYEGHTCPKSHLIMYYRKMVANVEDDKLMIHFFQDSLKGAPSKWYLRLDQSRIQCFQDLFDAFIKHYKYNMDMAQDGRELLNMSQKDNESFKEYAQRWREMASQVEPPLAEKELADWFMDIVQPIFFERMVGSVSVSFSDLVAVGIKVELHLKNGKMISAAGTSNNNNAKKFPGNFHKKRKERRMMCRPAEEGVNHGESNNENSLNNNQHTL, from the coding sequence ATGGAGATGCTGCAAGTCATCAGAGCCAAGATGGACACACAAACAATAGTCGTTTCAGAGGTCGCTGGTCCAACGCTTGAATCCCAACCTGCAAGGACGGTACCTTCTACATTGCCTCCTTTTGGACTACCTTATGGATTCACACCTCAACCTGAAGTAGTCCATGGTGTAATGCAATCTACTCAACAGACGGTTCCTCTACCATTAACCACTGAGGCTCACCCTATGGTCTATACATTTGCATCACCGATTGTTCATACACGTGTGCAATCTTACTTCGAAGATCAACAATATGCTCCAGAAATGTctgatgaagaagaagaaaggcaTGAAGATATAAAGGGTATTAAAGATAATTCTCAGATTCTTGAGAAGAGACTAAGGGCAATGGAAGGCGACCAAGTCTTTAGTGATGTCGCTAGGGAGATGTGCCTAGTATCTAGTCTTGTAATTCCTACGAAATTCAAGACTCCTGAATTTGATAGATACGAGGGCCATACATGTCCTAAGAGCCATCTTATTATGTACTACCGAAAAATGGTTGCCAATGTTGAAGACGATAAGCTCATGATCCACTTCTTTCAAGATAGTTTGAAGGGCGCCCCCTCTAAGTGGTACCTAAGACTCGATCAGAGTCGTATCCAGTGTTTCCAAGACTTATTTGATGCTTTCATAAAGCAttacaaatacaacatggatatggctcaAGACGGAAGAGAATTGTTGAATATGTCTCAAAAAGACAATGAGtcatttaaagagtatgcacaacgctggagagagatggCCTCTCAAGTTGAACCACCTTTGGCAGAAAAAGAATTAGCCGATTGGTTTATGGATATTGTACAACCAATTTTCTTTGAGAGGATGGTGGGCAGTGTATCTGTAAGTTTTTCTGACTTGGTAGCTGTAGGCATTAAAGTTGAACTCCATTTGAAGAATGGAAAGATGATCAGTGCTGCTGGAACTTCTAATAACAACAATGCTAAGAAGTTTCCTGGAAATTTTCATAAAAAAAGGAAGGAGAGACGAATGATGTGTCGTCCAGCCGAGGAAGGAGTCAATCATGGAGAAAGCAACAACGAAAATTCActcaacaacaaccaacataCCTTATGA